The following DNA comes from Kitasatospora sp. NBC_01287.
GTGAGGGCGATGGGCTTCTACGAGCGCATGGGCTACGTCGCCGAGGGGCCGGTCTACGACGACGCCGGTATCCCGCACCGCACCATGGTCAAGGTCTTCTGAAGCCTTCCCCTGGGCCCCTTCCCCGGGCCTTTCCAGGGACCTCCCCCTGCCGGTCGGTCGGGCCGCCCCACTACGCTCTGGGGCGGCCCAGCACTGACCCGATCGGGGGACCCCAATGCGCTACCTGGTGCGCGACCGCATGTTCGCCTTCCACGAGGAGGCGTGGATCGAGACCGAGCACCGCGAGAAGGTCTGGCGGGTCAACAAGAAGCTGTTCCGGTTCCGCAGCACCTTCGCCTTCGTGGACACCGAGGGCACGGTGGTGGCCTCGATCGTCAAGAAGTTCTTCACGATCCACCACACCATCCTGATCAAGCACGACGGCGAGGTGATCGCCAAGATCAGCAAGAAGTTCATCAAGCTCTTCGGTGACCGGTTCAAGGTCAAGCTGCGGGACGGGCGGCGGTTGAAGAT
Coding sequences within:
- a CDS encoding LURP-one-related/scramblase family protein, translated to MRYLVRDRMFAFHEEAWIETEHREKVWRVNKKLFRFRSTFAFVDTEGTVVASIVKKFFTIHHTILIKHDGEVIAKISKKFIKLFGDRFKVKLRDGRRLKIVGNLWDREFDIRDEGTTLAHISRRWFTIRDAYAVDVMSQPDAYLLIILAVCVDHILQDAKGEQFTNL